The proteins below come from a single Candidatus Acetothermia bacterium genomic window:
- a CDS encoding HD domain-containing protein — MTYHALPLVAKGRIVGVLQIFHRSPRQDDREWEQLLETLAGQVAIAIDNASLFYDLERKHTELIQAYDATLEGWALALALKEEETEEHSQRVTELTVRIAKAMGMSDEELVHVRRGALLHDIGKIGIPDSIMLKPGKLTEEEWEVMHRHPVYAFEMLAPIAFLRPALDIPTPP, encoded by the coding sequence GTGACCTACCATGCCCTCCCCCTGGTGGCCAAGGGGAGGATCGTGGGGGTGTTGCAGATCTTCCACCGTTCACCCCGCCAGGACGATCGGGAATGGGAGCAATTGCTTGAGACCCTGGCCGGGCAGGTGGCCATCGCCATCGACAACGCCTCCCTTTTCTATGATCTTGAGCGCAAGCACACGGAGCTGATCCAGGCCTACGATGCCACCCTGGAAGGCTGGGCCCTGGCCCTGGCGTTGAAGGAGGAGGAGACCGAGGAGCACAGCCAACGGGTTACAGAGCTCACGGTGCGGATCGCCAAGGCGATGGGGATGAGCGACGAGGAGCTTGTCCACGTGCGACGCGGCGCGCTTCTCCACGACATTGGGAAGATTGGGATTCCTGATTCCATCATGCTCAAGCCCGGAAAGCTGACCGAGGAGGAATGGGAGGTCATGCACCGGCACCCGGTGTACGCCTTCGAGATGCTGGCGCCCATTGCTTTCCTGCGCCCGGCGCTAGACATCCCAACGCCGCCTTGA
- a CDS encoding ACT domain-containing protein encodes MEEAVRAARIGKELVVHTENRVGLLADIARRFAEQGINILAVAVIVHDDQAELHLVTDAHTYALDSLRKAEFPVEEREVVMVELPHRAGFLRRVTEALARQGLDIRYLYATASEEGHASLVVFSCTHNGKAVLLLRER; translated from the coding sequence GTGGAGGAGGCGGTGCGCGCGGCGAGGATCGGCAAGGAGTTGGTGGTCCACACCGAGAACCGGGTGGGCCTGCTCGCGGACATCGCCCGCCGCTTCGCCGAACAGGGCATCAACATCCTCGCGGTGGCCGTGATCGTCCACGACGACCAAGCCGAGTTGCACCTGGTGACCGACGCCCACACCTATGCCCTGGACAGCCTGCGCAAGGCGGAGTTCCCGGTGGAGGAGCGGGAGGTGGTGATGGTGGAGCTTCCCCACCGCGCGGGGTTCCTGCGCCGGGTCACCGAGGCCCTGGCCAGGCAGGGCCTGGACATCCGCTACCTCTACGCCACCGCCTCCGAGGAGGGCCACGCCTCGCTGGTCGTGTTCTCCTGCACCCACAACGGAAAAGCGGTGCTCCTCCTGCGCGAGCGCTAG